The following proteins come from a genomic window of Geomonas sp. RF6:
- a CDS encoding nitroreductase family protein: protein MLSFKVDKKKCTRCGECAADCIAGIIKMEDDAPSIPPELEEACYKCQHCMAVCPTGAVSIFDLSPAKSQPKAGLPTPLQLASLMKVRRSVRRYEEGNVDRGLIQNLLEVAWHAPTGVNARQVRFTVVDDRAKLAKLRGEIMEGLGRLVREDALPEGYERFRGIVSAWEEKGEDIIFRNAPHIVVASTPKSVPTPLADCLIALTYFELYAQANGVGTVWAGLAKYAIDDLLPETRKKLGIPDDHLVGYVMIFGKPAVSYARGVQHRPAMIHTVE from the coding sequence ATGCTCTCGTTCAAAGTAGACAAGAAGAAATGCACCAGATGCGGCGAGTGCGCCGCCGACTGTATCGCCGGGATCATCAAGATGGAGGACGACGCACCGTCCATCCCCCCCGAGTTGGAAGAAGCGTGCTACAAGTGCCAGCACTGTATGGCAGTCTGTCCCACGGGGGCGGTCTCCATCTTCGACCTCTCACCTGCGAAGAGCCAGCCGAAGGCGGGGCTCCCCACCCCGCTGCAGCTCGCCTCCCTCATGAAGGTGCGGCGCTCCGTGCGGCGCTACGAGGAGGGGAATGTCGACCGGGGACTGATCCAGAATCTTCTCGAGGTTGCCTGGCATGCGCCGACGGGCGTGAATGCCCGGCAGGTTCGCTTCACCGTCGTGGACGACCGCGCGAAGCTGGCGAAGCTTCGTGGCGAGATAATGGAGGGGCTCGGTCGGTTGGTCCGGGAGGACGCACTTCCGGAGGGTTACGAGCGCTTCAGGGGGATTGTCTCGGCGTGGGAGGAGAAGGGGGAAGATATCATCTTTCGGAACGCTCCGCACATAGTGGTCGCCTCGACACCGAAAAGCGTCCCGACGCCGCTGGCGGACTGCCTGATTGCGCTCACCTACTTCGAGTTGTACGCACAGGCCAACGGCGTAGGCACCGTGTGGGCGGGGCTGGCGAAGTATGCCATAGACGACCTCCTTCCGGAGACGCGCAAGAAGCTCGGCATCCCCGACGATCACCTCGTCGGTTATGTAATGATCTTCGGGAAACCTGCGGTAAGTTACGCGAGGGGGGTGCAGCACCGCCCAGCGATGATCCATACGGTGGAGTAG
- a CDS encoding flavodoxin family protein, translated as MKVVAFNGSPRREGNTSILIRRVFAELAQEGIETEEINLTGKPLRGCTACMRCFELKNGRCVIEDDLINDCIAKMVQADGIILASPTYFSDVTAEMKALIDRGGMVAIANGAHLQRKVGAAVVAVRRGGAGHVFNTLNHFFFINQMIVPGSSYWNFAFGRDVGEVEEDAEGMGTMATLGRNMAWLLKTING; from the coding sequence ATGAAAGTCGTGGCGTTCAACGGCAGTCCCCGCAGGGAGGGTAACACCTCCATCCTCATCAGGCGGGTCTTTGCGGAGCTGGCACAGGAGGGGATCGAGACGGAGGAGATCAACCTCACCGGGAAACCGCTGCGGGGATGCACCGCCTGCATGAGGTGCTTCGAGCTCAAAAACGGACGCTGCGTCATCGAGGACGACCTGATAAACGACTGCATCGCGAAGATGGTGCAGGCGGACGGGATCATCCTCGCCTCGCCGACCTACTTTTCCGACGTGACCGCCGAGATGAAAGCGCTCATCGACAGAGGCGGCATGGTCGCCATCGCCAACGGCGCGCACCTGCAGCGCAAGGTCGGTGCGGCGGTCGTGGCGGTGCGCCGCGGCGGCGCCGGGCACGTCTTCAACACGCTGAACCACTTCTTTTTCATAAACCAGATGATCGTCCCCGGCTCCTCCTACTGGAACTTCGCCTTCGGCCGCGACGTGGGCGAGGTGGAAGAGGATGCGGAAGGGATGGGGACGATGGCGACGCTGGGGCGCAACATGGCCTGGCTGCTGAAAACGATAAACGGCTGA
- a CDS encoding DUF2442 domain-containing protein, which produces MSTSEPRAGERILNVTFTPDTIVVDLYDGRTISAPLVWFPRLLNATSEQREHWKISGAGYCIHWPDLDEDLSSQGLLRGAPAPRGKAKAA; this is translated from the coding sequence ATGAGTACTTCGGAGCCTAGGGCTGGCGAGAGAATCCTGAACGTGACCTTTACACCAGATACCATAGTTGTTGATCTTTACGACGGGCGGACGATTTCGGCCCCTCTGGTGTGGTTTCCGCGGCTGCTGAATGCCACCTCCGAGCAGCGTGAGCACTGGAAAATTTCGGGCGCCGGCTACTGCATCCACTGGCCCGACCTGGATGAAGACCTGAGCTCGCAGGGCCTTCTCAGAGGAGCTCCGGCCCCCCGCGGCAAGGCCAAGGCGGCTTGA
- a CDS encoding winged helix-turn-helix transcriptional regulator, protein MQQNGPAPYVFREKQYSCSIDVTLAVIGGKWKTSILWHLSAQTMRFSELQRQFSETTRKMLTQQLRELEQDGLVARVVYPQVPPKVEYSLTEKGRSVIPILDRMCEWGRNYLADQGATGDEVAEQGAVQDEGAPTGVPAPSV, encoded by the coding sequence GTGCAGCAGAATGGTCCGGCACCGTACGTTTTCAGGGAGAAGCAGTATTCGTGCAGTATCGATGTTACCTTGGCGGTCATCGGGGGCAAGTGGAAAACCTCGATCCTGTGGCATCTCTCGGCGCAGACAATGCGCTTTTCCGAGCTGCAGCGCCAGTTCAGCGAGACGACGCGCAAGATGCTGACGCAGCAGCTGCGCGAACTGGAACAGGACGGGCTGGTGGCGCGGGTCGTGTACCCGCAGGTCCCGCCGAAGGTGGAGTATTCGCTGACGGAGAAAGGGAGGAGCGTGATTCCGATCCTGGACCGGATGTGCGAGTGGGGGAGGAACTACCTGGCTGACCAGGGTGCGACCGGTGATGAGGTTGCAGAGCAGGGCGCGGTGCAGGATGAGGGTGCGCCGACAGGAGTGCCGGCGCCCTCGGTGTGA
- the hcp gene encoding hydroxylamine reductase encodes MESPMFCRQCEQAARGVGCDVMGNCGKDPQVAALLDLMIYGLKGVALYASKARELGEKDQEIDRFMLDGFFTRVTNVNFDPDDIARRLQKCYQMKEKAKSLYENAYQKQKGSAAPQLPEGPATWHPAGDTKALTDQGRQYNIFTWHQNPDILSTIEILIYGLMGMAAFAWHATEMGKEDEAIYEFIHRSLAKTCDPQATLEDFVNLSLECGKLNLRTMELLYEGHAENFQAPEPMKVNLGTKAGKGIVVSGHDLPMLEEILKQTEGKGINVYTHGEMLPANGYPGLRKYAHFAGHFGTAWQNQTKELPDFQGAIIFNTNCIQRPAGEYTDRLFTWGEVAWPGVPHIEGHDFKPVIDKALSLPDLPENPGKEILVGFGHEAVFKVAGAVVDAVKNGAVRHFFLIGGCDGAKPGRNYFTDLAQKVPSDCVILTLACGKNRFNRLDFGDIGGIPRLLDVGQCNDAYSAVRIAVALADAFQCGVNDLPLSMILSWYEQKAHVILLTLLHLGIKGIRLGPSLPAYVSPAVLDFLVKNYDLGPISTPEEDIKHAVGA; translated from the coding sequence ATGGAAAGCCCGATGTTTTGCAGACAATGTGAGCAGGCGGCCCGCGGGGTCGGTTGCGACGTAATGGGGAACTGCGGGAAGGATCCGCAGGTTGCCGCTCTCCTCGATCTCATGATCTACGGTCTCAAAGGTGTCGCGCTCTACGCCAGTAAGGCGCGGGAGCTCGGCGAGAAGGACCAGGAGATCGATCGCTTCATGCTGGACGGATTCTTTACCCGTGTCACCAACGTCAACTTCGACCCGGACGATATCGCCCGCCGGCTGCAGAAATGCTACCAGATGAAGGAGAAGGCAAAGTCGCTGTACGAAAACGCCTACCAGAAGCAGAAAGGCTCGGCAGCGCCCCAGCTTCCGGAAGGGCCTGCGACCTGGCACCCTGCCGGCGATACCAAGGCTCTCACCGATCAGGGGCGCCAGTACAACATCTTCACCTGGCACCAGAACCCCGACATCCTCTCCACCATCGAGATCCTGATCTACGGTCTCATGGGGATGGCCGCCTTTGCCTGGCACGCAACGGAAATGGGGAAAGAGGACGAGGCGATCTACGAGTTCATCCATCGCTCTCTCGCCAAGACATGCGATCCGCAGGCGACGCTCGAGGACTTCGTCAACCTGTCGCTCGAGTGCGGCAAGCTCAACCTGCGCACTATGGAACTTCTTTACGAGGGACACGCTGAGAACTTCCAGGCTCCGGAACCGATGAAGGTAAATCTCGGGACGAAGGCGGGGAAGGGGATCGTGGTTTCCGGTCACGACCTGCCCATGCTCGAGGAAATACTTAAGCAGACCGAAGGGAAAGGGATCAACGTCTATACCCACGGCGAGATGCTCCCGGCGAACGGCTATCCGGGGCTCAGAAAATATGCCCACTTTGCCGGGCACTTCGGCACCGCGTGGCAAAACCAGACGAAGGAGCTCCCGGACTTCCAGGGAGCGATCATCTTCAACACGAACTGTATCCAGCGCCCTGCTGGTGAGTACACCGACAGGCTCTTCACCTGGGGCGAGGTGGCCTGGCCCGGCGTGCCGCACATCGAGGGGCACGATTTCAAGCCGGTCATCGACAAGGCGCTTTCCCTCCCCGATCTTCCGGAGAATCCGGGTAAGGAGATCCTCGTAGGCTTCGGCCACGAGGCGGTCTTCAAGGTCGCCGGGGCGGTCGTCGATGCCGTCAAGAACGGGGCGGTGCGCCACTTCTTCCTGATCGGCGGATGCGACGGCGCCAAACCGGGGCGCAACTACTTCACCGACCTCGCACAGAAGGTCCCGTCAGACTGCGTCATTCTCACCCTGGCCTGCGGGAAGAACCGTTTCAACCGGCTCGACTTCGGCGACATCGGCGGGATCCCGCGGCTTCTCGACGTCGGCCAGTGCAACGACGCCTATTCGGCGGTACGCATCGCGGTAGCGCTTGCTGATGCCTTCCAGTGCGGGGTGAACGATCTGCCGCTATCGATGATCCTTTCCTGGTACGAGCAGAAGGCGCACGTCATCCTCCTCACCCTGCTGCACCTGGGAATCAAGGGAATCCGGCTTGGTCCTTCACTGCCGGCCTATGTTTCCCCGGCTGTGCTCGACTTCCTGGTGAAGAACTACGACCTCGGCCCGATCAGCACCCCGGAGGAAGATATCAAGCACGCAGTAGGAGCATGA
- a CDS encoding aldo/keto reductase — MLYRKMPKNDDELSILGFGCMRLPMADGKIDEPRAIAQIRRAIDEGINYLDTAWPYHGGESEPLLGRALRDGYREKVKIATKLPSWLVQSREEMDRFLEAQLERLGTDCIDYYLVHTLNGPLWDKLRLHGIEDFLDRAKEDRRIRYAGFSFHGLGPDFPRIVDGYPWDFCQIQYNYLDREFQAGEAGLKYAAEKGLGVIVMEPLRGGNLALPAPPAAVAALWDEAPVRRTPVEWALRWVWNHPEVTLVLSGMNEEAHIAENIAAANAALPCSLSAAELALVERVSRTYQELMQVGCTGCGYCMPCPAGVDIPGAFDTYNKMHMFGNIQEAKFIYALRMSDKVVSRTASYASQCVSCGACLDKCPQHIAIPEMLAKVVAELEGADMEKAIAAALPIFTAKPK; from the coding sequence ATGCTCTACCGGAAGATGCCGAAGAATGATGACGAGCTTTCCATACTTGGATTCGGTTGCATGCGCCTGCCTATGGCCGACGGGAAGATCGACGAGCCGCGCGCCATCGCCCAGATCCGCCGCGCCATCGACGAGGGGATCAACTACCTCGACACCGCGTGGCCGTACCACGGCGGAGAGAGCGAGCCGCTCCTCGGACGCGCCCTGCGGGACGGCTACCGCGAGAAGGTGAAGATAGCGACGAAGCTCCCCTCGTGGCTGGTGCAAAGCCGCGAGGAGATGGACCGCTTTCTCGAGGCACAGCTGGAGCGGCTCGGCACAGACTGCATCGACTACTACCTCGTCCACACGCTGAACGGCCCCCTGTGGGACAAGCTGAGACTTCACGGCATCGAGGACTTCCTCGACCGCGCAAAGGAGGACCGCCGCATCCGTTACGCCGGGTTCTCATTCCACGGGCTCGGGCCCGATTTTCCCCGCATCGTCGACGGCTACCCCTGGGACTTCTGCCAGATCCAGTACAACTACCTGGACCGGGAGTTCCAGGCCGGCGAGGCAGGGCTTAAGTACGCCGCAGAGAAGGGGCTCGGGGTCATCGTAATGGAGCCATTGCGCGGCGGCAACCTGGCCCTTCCCGCTCCCCCGGCGGCGGTGGCCGCACTCTGGGACGAGGCGCCGGTGCGGCGCACGCCCGTGGAATGGGCGCTGCGCTGGGTGTGGAACCACCCTGAGGTGACGCTGGTCCTTTCCGGGATGAATGAAGAGGCGCACATCGCGGAAAACATCGCGGCCGCGAATGCTGCCCTCCCCTGCTCCCTCTCGGCGGCGGAGCTCGCACTGGTGGAGCGGGTGAGCCGCACCTACCAGGAGCTCATGCAGGTCGGATGCACCGGGTGCGGCTACTGCATGCCGTGCCCCGCCGGCGTCGACATCCCCGGGGCGTTCGACACCTACAACAAGATGCACATGTTCGGCAACATCCAGGAGGCGAAGTTCATCTACGCGCTGCGCATGAGCGACAAGGTGGTGTCACGCACCGCAAGCTATGCCTCCCAGTGCGTCTCTTGCGGCGCATGTCTCGACAAATGCCCCCAGCACATCGCCATTCCGGAGATGCTGGCAAAGGTCGTCGCGGAGCTGGAGGGGGCCGATATGGAGAAAGCGATCGCAGCCGCACTCCCCATATTTACCGCGAAGCCGAAATAA
- a CDS encoding diguanylate cyclase: MNSFQRLNLQAQLPQLGRVRVKRVDVLFISALLLLTIMLFVSYQIKTRLADSNRWTAHTYTVLERLDDLHGFLLEAQSARRAYVLTRNKQYKLHYQFSAEKIPPVVATLRELTRDNTVQQQRLVKLGYMIDRKMHILQTSIDVMEKEGYNAAVQAQITEEGSVVMSMIALDINKMKDHEENLLKERRAAEQTSVLYLLVVVWGGILAAMLMLSLTYLVARREAVTHARLAGALESSNRDIRNLSEMTQFLQSSGTLAEAHDILSRYGARIFSGDSGGIYLLNPSKNLVVEAAGWGGAHTDQFGPEQCWGLRLGQPHIATADADVRCPHCDAISASICIPLAAQHETMGVLHIGLTSPVSVAALEEKHQMAVTFAEQVALALRNLLLREQLKELSIRDPLTALLNRRFMEESIQKELARATRKKLPLCLVMMDVDHFKNFNDTFGHEAGDYVLKEFGHILNTLTRESDIACRFGGEEFILIMPETSRSLALEKANTIREGIKGLQLAFGKQQLGKVTISAGVASFPENGDAFEHLLGAADTALYRAKSLGRDRVEVG, from the coding sequence ATGAATTCATTCCAGCGACTCAACTTGCAGGCACAGCTCCCGCAACTGGGGCGCGTCAGGGTAAAGCGCGTTGATGTGCTCTTCATCTCTGCACTTTTGCTGCTTACGATCATGCTTTTCGTGTCCTACCAGATCAAGACGAGGCTCGCGGACTCGAATCGCTGGACTGCCCATACCTATACCGTTCTGGAAAGACTCGACGACCTCCACGGTTTCCTGCTCGAGGCGCAAAGCGCCCGGCGCGCCTACGTCCTCACCAGGAACAAGCAGTACAAACTGCACTACCAGTTCAGCGCCGAAAAGATCCCCCCCGTCGTCGCCACCCTCAGGGAACTTACCCGCGACAACACCGTGCAACAGCAGCGCCTCGTCAAGCTCGGGTACATGATCGACCGGAAGATGCACATCCTGCAAACCTCCATCGATGTGATGGAAAAGGAGGGGTACAACGCTGCCGTGCAGGCGCAGATTACCGAGGAGGGGTCGGTGGTGATGTCCATGATCGCCTTGGACATCAACAAGATGAAGGACCACGAGGAGAACCTCCTGAAGGAGCGGCGCGCGGCAGAGCAAACGAGCGTCCTGTATCTCCTGGTGGTGGTGTGGGGGGGGATCCTGGCCGCCATGCTCATGCTGTCGCTGACCTATTTGGTTGCACGTCGCGAAGCTGTGACCCATGCAAGGCTCGCGGGTGCTCTTGAGTCTTCCAACAGGGACATCAGGAATCTGAGCGAGATGACGCAGTTTCTGCAGAGCAGCGGCACGCTGGCAGAGGCACACGACATCCTCTCCCGCTACGGAGCAAGGATCTTCTCCGGCGACTCCGGCGGCATCTATCTCCTCAACCCGTCGAAGAATCTGGTAGTGGAAGCCGCGGGGTGGGGAGGAGCGCATACCGATCAGTTCGGCCCCGAGCAGTGCTGGGGGCTGCGTCTCGGGCAGCCCCACATCGCCACAGCCGATGCCGACGTCCGGTGCCCCCATTGCGACGCAATATCGGCCTCCATCTGCATCCCCCTCGCCGCGCAGCACGAAACCATGGGAGTCCTCCACATCGGCCTCACCTCCCCCGTCTCGGTCGCCGCCCTGGAGGAGAAGCACCAGATGGCGGTGACCTTCGCCGAACAGGTAGCACTTGCGCTGCGAAACCTCCTCCTTCGGGAACAGCTGAAGGAGCTTTCCATCAGGGATCCCCTCACCGCTCTTCTCAACAGGCGCTTCATGGAGGAGTCGATCCAGAAGGAGCTCGCGCGCGCGACGAGAAAGAAGTTGCCCCTTTGCCTGGTCATGATGGACGTGGACCACTTCAAGAATTTCAACGACACCTTCGGACATGAGGCGGGGGACTATGTGCTGAAGGAATTCGGCCACATCCTGAACACCCTCACCAGGGAGAGCGACATCGCCTGCCGCTTCGGCGGCGAGGAGTTCATCCTCATCATGCCGGAGACGTCCCGGAGTTTGGCACTGGAGAAGGCGAACACGATCCGGGAGGGGATAAAGGGGCTTCAGCTCGCCTTCGGGAAGCAGCAGCTCGGGAAGGTGACGATTTCGGCGGGGGTGGCCTCTTTTCCTGAGAACGGAGACGCCTTCGAGCATCTGCTGGGGGCCGCCGATACGGCGCTGTACCGGGCGAAATCGCTGGGGCGGGACCGGGTGGAAGTGGGGTAG
- a CDS encoding DUF4160 domain-containing protein yields MSPAVLRSGPYRFYFVSHDMHEPPHVHVDREHFSAKFWLDPVELGYTLGFQARELRKLEKLVLQHREELLEAWYEYFGA; encoded by the coding sequence ATGTCACCAGCCGTTCTAAGATCGGGGCCGTACAGATTCTATTTCGTCAGTCATGATATGCATGAACCCCCGCATGTCCATGTCGATCGGGAGCATTTTTCCGCGAAGTTCTGGCTGGACCCAGTCGAACTGGGGTACACTCTCGGGTTTCAGGCAAGGGAACTCAGAAAGCTGGAAAAGTTGGTGTTGCAACATCGAGAAGAACTTTTGGAGGCGTGGTATGAGTACTTCGGAGCCTAG
- a CDS encoding DUF748 domain-containing protein: protein MQRKGKIFIGAGLFVVVLLLFIVTLLPQIVKSRAVEAVGEATGRVTRIDAVSINPFTLTVTIDGVSLDEKGRAPLLAIRRLRVSLSSASIFRRALVLDEITVEEPQVSFVRTAPNRYSFSDIIDRRLKAQPDGKKPILFSLNNIVIRNGSVDFSDKAVGPEKVHTVRKLDMGIPFISNIPYYAESYVAPQVTAVVNGTAFSLRGRTKPLSKSMQTSLHLGLQRMSLPEYLGYSPVRPPIDVKSGFVTLDADLDYHVSSDRRPEVALSGILTVEEASVSLRNGKPLVKLPLLQVKAAKLDFARKKYAFSSILLDGLEIFASRNKHGEWMYDRLLKPAVAQENAESDEEDEGEDAPKQTTLPVDVSSFLFKNGTVHFSDLVPAGGFTAKVAGIEAAITGFSTTGSRPADYKLSFTVNGGKAASSGSFSLPSAAFSGNVAVKDLPLEESWPYLSRYLAAPFEGRADLSAAIVYSPEEGLSAEAMALGLRGLSTRLGKGNRLSLASLDAAGASYRQKTNHLEIENITLSRGIMSVSREEDGSVPALSLVREAPAHGAAAAPAPPAARGSREAPPFSYRIGKIQCSGIGLAFTDRTREGDPVFTLNDTRVSLTNLTGSHLNPAGIRLSTTFGKDAPISAGGFIIPAPFSYTGTVKVGRLPLSDFESYLPENLNVILVGGALDANLKVALSVKDGKPAGVFQGNAGVRSFHSIDAIAEQDLLRWESLQLDGIKGEIAPFLLDIRQIALNNLYSRIIVRPDGTLNLQNLVAKETAASDGATGGDKVPPAAPAAGTAAPMPPAPVSSAALQPGGSPAAAAPPALKKKVSIGAVTIQEGTVAFSDEHLPQPFSTTFYHLGGRVSGLSSEESKFADVDLRGNLENRSPLQITGRINPLRDDLLVDLKITFRDIELPGVSPYSGTYLGYRVDQGKLYLDLKYLIEKKQLNSENKVFIDRFTFGEKVESEKATKLPVHLAVALLKDKNGEIHLDLPVTGRTDDPQFSVWGVVWQVVKNVFTKAVTSPLALLSATFGGGTDLSNVSFAPGASTVSQGESEKLHKLARALAERPGIRLEVCGIVDREKDPEGYRIELLKKKMKGEKFLQMAKEKRLPAGQTVESLEILPEEHAKLLKAVYEKEKFPKPRTVIGTLKELPDAEMTKLILANTTVGEEQLRALAHERCAAVTAFLVGEGRLPPERVFEKSGDIYGGTKKEGAGGARVEFGVVAK from the coding sequence ATGCAGCGAAAGGGAAAAATTTTCATAGGAGCAGGGCTCTTCGTAGTCGTCCTGCTTCTTTTCATAGTGACTCTTCTGCCGCAGATAGTGAAGAGCAGGGCTGTGGAGGCGGTCGGGGAGGCGACCGGCAGGGTCACCAGGATCGATGCCGTTTCGATCAATCCCTTTACCCTCACCGTGACCATCGATGGCGTGTCGCTCGATGAGAAGGGGAGGGCTCCTCTTCTTGCCATCCGGAGACTCCGGGTGTCCTTGAGTTCAGCCTCCATCTTTCGGCGCGCGCTTGTTCTCGACGAGATCACTGTCGAAGAGCCGCAAGTCAGCTTCGTCCGTACCGCCCCGAACCGCTACAGCTTTTCCGACATAATCGACCGCCGCCTGAAGGCACAACCGGACGGGAAGAAGCCGATCCTCTTCTCCCTCAACAACATAGTCATCCGCAACGGCTCCGTCGATTTCAGCGACAAGGCAGTCGGCCCCGAAAAGGTCCATACCGTTCGGAAGCTGGATATGGGGATTCCGTTCATAAGCAACATCCCGTACTACGCGGAGAGCTACGTCGCCCCCCAGGTCACCGCGGTGGTGAACGGTACCGCCTTCAGCCTTCGCGGCAGGACGAAGCCGCTCAGCAAGTCGATGCAGACCTCGCTGCACCTCGGGTTGCAGCGTATGAGTCTCCCCGAGTACCTCGGCTACTCGCCGGTGCGCCCCCCAATCGACGTGAAGAGCGGCTTTGTGACTCTCGACGCGGACCTGGACTACCACGTCTCCTCCGACCGAAGGCCCGAAGTTGCTCTAAGCGGCATCCTTACAGTGGAAGAGGCGAGCGTCTCCCTCAGGAACGGGAAGCCTCTGGTGAAGCTCCCTCTTTTGCAGGTGAAGGCGGCGAAACTGGACTTCGCGAGGAAGAAATACGCCTTTTCCTCCATCCTCCTGGACGGCCTGGAAATCTTCGCCAGCAGGAACAAGCACGGGGAGTGGATGTATGATCGTCTTCTTAAACCCGCGGTCGCGCAGGAGAATGCGGAGTCGGACGAGGAGGATGAAGGGGAAGACGCCCCGAAGCAAACGACGCTGCCGGTCGATGTCTCCTCCTTCCTCTTCAAAAACGGCACCGTGCATTTCAGCGACCTCGTCCCCGCGGGCGGCTTCACCGCCAAGGTGGCCGGCATAGAGGCCGCCATCACCGGCTTCTCCACCACCGGCTCCAGACCCGCCGACTACAAGCTCTCCTTCACCGTCAACGGCGGCAAGGCCGCATCGAGCGGCAGCTTTTCCCTCCCCTCTGCCGCCTTCTCCGGCAATGTTGCAGTGAAGGACCTGCCGTTGGAGGAGAGCTGGCCGTACCTTTCGCGGTATCTTGCTGCTCCCTTCGAGGGGCGCGCAGACCTTTCCGCGGCGATCGTGTATTCTCCCGAGGAAGGACTTTCTGCAGAGGCGATGGCACTTGGCCTGCGAGGGCTCTCCACCCGCCTCGGCAAGGGAAACAGGTTGTCTCTCGCCAGTTTGGACGCCGCTGGTGCCTCGTACCGGCAAAAGACCAATCACCTGGAGATAGAAAATATCACCCTGTCGAGAGGGATCATGTCGGTCTCCCGCGAAGAGGACGGATCGGTCCCGGCACTGTCGCTGGTGCGGGAAGCTCCCGCCCACGGCGCGGCTGCGGCGCCGGCACCGCCGGCCGCGCGGGGAAGCAGGGAGGCTCCGCCCTTTTCGTACAGGATCGGGAAGATCCAGTGCAGCGGCATCGGACTAGCCTTCACTGACAGAACGCGGGAGGGGGATCCGGTCTTCACCCTGAACGACACCCGCGTGAGTCTTACCAACCTCACCGGATCGCACCTGAACCCTGCCGGGATCCGCCTCTCCACGACCTTTGGAAAGGACGCGCCGATTTCGGCCGGCGGCTTCATAATCCCCGCGCCCTTCAGCTATACCGGAACCGTGAAGGTGGGCCGACTCCCGCTGAGTGACTTCGAGTCATACCTTCCGGAGAACCTCAACGTCATCCTCGTCGGTGGGGCCCTCGATGCAAACCTCAAAGTTGCACTGTCGGTAAAGGATGGGAAGCCGGCCGGGGTATTTCAGGGTAATGCCGGCGTGCGGAGTTTCCACAGCATCGATGCGATAGCAGAGCAGGATCTTTTGAGGTGGGAAAGCCTGCAGCTTGACGGGATCAAGGGGGAGATAGCGCCGTTTTTACTGGACATCCGCCAGATCGCGCTCAATAACCTGTACTCCCGCATCATCGTTCGGCCGGACGGGACGCTGAACCTCCAGAATCTCGTTGCCAAAGAAACAGCGGCATCGGACGGCGCCACAGGGGGTGACAAAGTACCTCCTGCCGCGCCGGCTGCGGGGACTGCAGCGCCGATGCCGCCCGCACCGGTTTCTTCGGCTGCGCTGCAGCCGGGGGGGAGTCCTGCTGCAGCGGCTCCCCCGGCCTTGAAGAAAAAGGTTTCCATCGGGGCTGTCACCATACAGGAAGGTACGGTCGCCTTCTCCGACGAGCATCTCCCTCAGCCGTTCAGCACGACCTTCTACCATCTCGGCGGTCGCGTATCGGGGCTGTCGTCGGAGGAGTCGAAGTTTGCCGACGTGGATCTGAGGGGGAACCTGGAGAACCGCTCCCCTCTGCAGATAACCGGGCGCATCAACCCCCTGCGCGACGATCTCCTGGTCGATCTGAAGATCACCTTCCGCGACATCGAGCTCCCGGGCGTCTCGCCGTACTCCGGGACGTACCTCGGCTACCGGGTCGACCAGGGAAAGCTCTATCTCGACCTCAAGTACCTGATAGAGAAGAAGCAGTTGAACTCGGAGAACAAGGTTTTCATCGACCGCTTCACCTTCGGGGAAAAGGTGGAGAGCGAGAAGGCGACGAAGCTGCCGGTGCACCTGGCCGTTGCGCTTTTGAAGGACAAGAACGGCGAGATCCATCTCGACCTCCCGGTGACCGGGCGGACGGACGATCCCCAGTTCAGCGTGTGGGGGGTGGTGTGGCAGGTGGTGAAAAACGTCTTCACAAAGGCTGTGACATCGCCGCTGGCACTCCTTTCCGCCACCTTCGGAGGGGGGACCGACCTCAGCAACGTAAGCTTCGCTCCCGGTGCCAGCACCGTTTCTCAGGGGGAGAGTGAGAAGCTTCACAAGCTCGCCCGGGCGCTGGCCGAGCGCCCGGGGATACGGCTGGAGGTATGCGGGATCGTCGACCGGGAGAAGGATCCGGAAGGGTACCGCATCGAGCTGCTCAAGAAGAAGATGAAAGGGGAGAAGTTCCTGCAGATGGCAAAGGAGAAGCGCCTGCCCGCGGGGCAGACGGTGGAATCGCTGGAGATCCTTCCCGAGGAACATGCAAAGCTTCTGAAGGCGGTCTATGAAAAGGAGAAGTTCCCGAAGCCGAGGACCGTGATAGGAACGCTTAAGGAGTTGCCCGATGCGGAGATGACGAAACTGATCCTCGCCAACACCACGGTCGGAGAAGAGCAACTCCGCGCCCTGGCGCACGAGCGGTGCGCGGCGGTAACGGCGTTTCTCGTTGGGGAGGGGCGGCTGCCGCCGGAGAGGGTCTTTGAGAAGTCCGGGGATATCTACGGCGGTACGAAAAAGGAAGGCGCCGGCGGCGCGAGAGTGGAATTCGGGGTGGTGGCGAAGTAG